The Patescibacteria group bacterium genome has a segment encoding these proteins:
- a CDS encoding PBP1A family penicillin-binding protein: MKLKFPYKKPKPLSSRRKTKKGLIISVSLASLGLFFITAGALFSLILFGVYSVTLPSPSKLTTRNIEQSTKIFDRNGKLLYEVFADKNRTLVQLSDVSPFLIHATLSAEDSDFYKHRGFDLIGIARAGFNMLRGKGLQSGSTLTQQLVKNALLTNERTINRKIKEILLSLQIERKYSKDDIIKMYLNEAPYGGTAYGVEAASRYYFGKSSKDLTLAESALIAGLPQSPSYYSPFGSNPENATARQHYVLWLMKTRGWVEKDGTHHFISDEEYNMAKEDVLKYASINHGIKAPHFVMYIKNLLSQRYGDSVVENAGLNVTTSLDLDLQEQAEQIVKEEVEKVSYLNVGNAALMAIDPKTGQILAMVGSKDYFDIENDGNVNVTLSLRQPGSAIKPLMYVTAFEHGFTPSTVLFDVPTAFSGGAGQAPYKPVNYNGNYIGPVQVRYALANSINVAAVKMLKLVGVENVIETAKKFGITTFTDPARYGLSLTLGGGEVRLLELTNAFGVFANAGVYHTPVSILKVTDAKGDVLDEVKPNKGEKVIDNAYTYLISDILSDNYARAAVFGLGSNLVIPGHTVAVKTGTTNDIRDNWTIGYTPSIVIGVWAGNNDNSPMAKGLASGITGASPIWQKVMIAYLKDTKDEKFEKPENIVDVEVGKVSGMRVYDGAEDGRWEKFVKGTEPTSVSDWFVPMEVCKKDNGDYKKKEDCDEDDDSLKERIFIKMKAELPEWQDEVDAWVEENIDDKDYFPPD, from the coding sequence TTTTATAACCGCGGGAGCGCTATTCTCCTTGATTCTATTTGGTGTTTATTCCGTCACTCTCCCCTCCCCTTCTAAGCTCACAACAAGAAATATTGAACAGTCCACCAAAATCTTTGACAGAAATGGAAAGCTTTTATACGAAGTTTTTGCGGATAAAAATAGGACTTTGGTGCAACTTTCCGATGTTTCTCCCTTTTTAATTCATGCAACTTTGTCCGCAGAAGATTCCGACTTTTATAAACATCGCGGGTTTGACCTAATCGGTATCGCCAGAGCTGGGTTTAATATGTTAAGAGGAAAAGGTTTGCAAAGCGGGTCTACGCTTACCCAGCAACTTGTTAAAAACGCTTTGCTTACCAACGAACGAACTATCAATAGAAAAATTAAAGAAATTTTATTGTCTCTGCAGATAGAACGAAAATACTCTAAAGACGATATTATTAAAATGTATCTTAACGAAGCTCCTTATGGAGGTACCGCTTATGGCGTTGAGGCGGCAAGTCGATACTATTTTGGCAAATCGTCCAAAGATTTAACTTTAGCGGAAAGCGCTTTAATAGCAGGCCTTCCTCAATCCCCATCGTATTATTCTCCATTTGGTTCAAATCCCGAAAACGCCACTGCCCGCCAGCATTATGTCCTATGGCTTATGAAAACGCGAGGATGGGTGGAGAAAGATGGAACCCACCATTTTATTAGCGATGAAGAATATAATATGGCTAAAGAAGATGTTTTGAAATACGCAAGTATAAATCACGGTATCAAGGCCCCGCATTTTGTTATGTATATTAAAAATCTGCTTAGCCAAAGGTATGGCGATAGTGTTGTGGAAAACGCAGGTTTGAATGTAACTACATCCTTGGATTTGGATTTGCAAGAACAGGCGGAACAAATTGTTAAAGAAGAGGTTGAAAAGGTTAGCTATTTAAATGTGGGTAATGCCGCCTTAATGGCGATTGACCCTAAAACAGGTCAAATACTTGCTATGGTAGGTTCCAAAGATTATTTTGATATTGAAAATGATGGGAATGTAAATGTAACTTTGTCTCTAAGACAACCCGGGTCGGCTATTAAACCTTTAATGTATGTAACCGCATTTGAACACGGGTTTACACCTTCTACCGTACTTTTTGATGTTCCCACCGCATTTTCAGGCGGGGCGGGGCAGGCGCCTTATAAACCTGTTAATTATAATGGAAATTATATAGGACCTGTCCAAGTACGTTACGCTTTAGCTAACTCTATTAATGTTGCCGCAGTTAAAATGCTAAAACTTGTTGGAGTTGAAAATGTTATTGAAACCGCCAAGAAATTTGGAATAACCACTTTTACAGACCCCGCAAGGTACGGACTTTCTTTAACACTGGGGGGCGGAGAAGTTAGGCTTTTAGAGTTAACCAACGCTTTTGGGGTTTTTGCAAACGCAGGTGTTTACCACACGCCTGTTAGCATTCTTAAAGTTACCGATGCCAAAGGAGATGTTTTGGATGAAGTAAAACCAAATAAAGGCGAAAAAGTAATAGATAACGCTTATACCTACTTAATTTCTGATATCTTGTCTGACAATTACGCCAGAGCGGCGGTTTTTGGGTTGGGCAGTAATTTGGTAATTCCGGGGCATACCGTTGCCGTTAAAACAGGTACTACCAATGATATTAGAGATAACTGGACCATTGGATATACTCCGTCTATTGTAATTGGTGTTTGGGCGGGCAATAACGACAATTCTCCTATGGCTAAAGGATTGGCTTCGGGTATTACGGGAGCTTCTCCTATATGGCAAAAGGTTATGATAGCTTATCTTAAGGACACAAAGGATGAAAAATTTGAAAAACCTGAAAATATTGTAGATGTTGAAGTTGGAAAAGTGTCGGGTATGCGGGTTTATGATGGAGCGGAGGATGGACGATGGGAAAAGTTTGTTAAAGGAACCGAACCTACTTCCGTTTCCGATTGGTTTGTGCCTATGGAAGTTTGCAAAAAGGATAATGGCGATTACAAGAAAAAAGAGGATTGCGATGAGGATGACGATTCGTTAAAGGAGAGGATTTTTATTAAGATGAAGGCGGAACTTCCCGAATGGCAAGATGAAGTGGACGCTTGGGTTGAAGAAAATATTGACGATAAAGATTATTTTCCGCCGGATTAA
- the pheT gene encoding phenylalanine--tRNA ligase subunit beta — protein sequence MKISLDWVKDFTEINIEPQKLCELLSLKLSEVENFETTKSNDVVIEIENKALTHRGDCFSIEGIAREISAITKCSFNIPNYDLTKVSNRNPAININVESIKDCPRYTAVKITNIKLCPSPQEIQTRLINCGIRPINNIVDFTNYAMLETGQPLHAFDAKKLNKEGGYNLGVRRAREGENVETLDDVTRNLSKHSLIITNDDKPIALAGIMGGKDTEMDENTTEIILEAANFNNFVTRKSSRKLGLRTEASLRFEKNLDSNLTKRGIGKFIFLINKYNTGKVEGFNNFYPEKQTATVIETTLDFFNKNLGIVLKKEEVLDILSSLTFKASTEGDTLKITIPTFRRDVSIKEDLVEEIARIYGYENITPKLPSKSMGPTMLEPNLDFIRQVKELLKVLGYSEIYSYSFVGEDIYKNVGLSAKNMLEILNPISPQLMFIRDNLLPSMYEKVELNKNSFDNFKLFEIGKEIHKPETKNDLPQEIYTLCVAYYDKNQTDLETLYRKAKGDIETFIANFSDEDITLEPAVIKPNLVMYKINLEELHRNCLARGKEIKDISKYPPVIENISFYVKKKNRVGNIIKKIKAASSLITTVELEDTYKDEGDKSITLKIVYQDINKSLSDYEIAPIREQIIRLLEKGEELKVRK from the coding sequence ATGAAAATATCATTGGACTGGGTTAAAGATTTTACAGAAATAAATATTGAACCGCAAAAACTTTGCGAACTGCTCTCTTTGAAACTCTCGGAAGTTGAAAATTTTGAAACAACGAAGTCAAATGATGTGGTTATTGAAATAGAAAACAAGGCGCTAACACATAGGGGAGACTGTTTCAGCATAGAAGGAATAGCGAGAGAAATTTCCGCCATAACAAAATGTTCTTTTAATATTCCAAACTATGATTTAACAAAAGTGAGCAACCGCAATCCCGCCATTAATATAAATGTGGAGAGTATAAAAGACTGCCCAAGATATACCGCTGTAAAAATTACGAACATTAAACTTTGTCCTTCTCCACAAGAAATCCAAACCCGCCTAATTAACTGCGGCATACGACCAATAAACAATATCGTGGATTTTACAAACTACGCCATGCTTGAAACCGGCCAGCCCCTGCATGCGTTTGACGCCAAAAAATTAAATAAAGAAGGTGGGTATAACCTAGGCGTTAGAAGAGCAAGAGAAGGGGAAAATGTTGAAACTCTGGATGATGTTACAAGAAACCTTTCTAAACACAGCCTTATTATAACAAACGATGATAAACCAATTGCGCTGGCGGGAATCATGGGAGGCAAAGATACCGAAATGGACGAAAATACTACTGAAATAATACTGGAAGCGGCAAATTTTAACAACTTTGTTACCAGAAAAAGTTCCAGAAAATTGGGCTTAAGAACAGAAGCATCACTCCGCTTTGAGAAAAATCTAGATTCTAATTTAACCAAACGAGGGATTGGCAAATTTATTTTCCTTATCAATAAATATAATACTGGAAAAGTAGAAGGCTTTAACAACTTTTACCCCGAAAAACAAACGGCAACCGTCATTGAAACAACTTTAGACTTCTTCAATAAAAACCTAGGCATTGTTCTTAAAAAAGAGGAGGTTTTGGATATTCTTTCCTCGTTAACTTTCAAAGCGTCAACAGAGGGGGACACTTTAAAAATCACAATTCCAACATTTAGAAGAGATGTTTCTATTAAAGAAGATTTGGTAGAAGAAATTGCCCGAATCTACGGTTATGAAAACATAACCCCAAAACTACCCTCAAAAAGTATGGGGCCTACAATGCTTGAACCTAACTTGGACTTTATCCGGCAAGTAAAGGAGTTACTTAAAGTTTTAGGGTATTCCGAAATTTACAGCTATTCTTTTGTTGGAGAGGATATTTACAAAAATGTGGGTTTAAGCGCAAAAAATATGCTTGAGATATTAAACCCTATTTCTCCTCAACTTATGTTCATAAGGGACAATTTACTGCCCAGTATGTATGAGAAGGTGGAACTCAATAAAAACAGTTTTGATAACTTCAAGTTGTTTGAAATTGGAAAAGAAATACACAAACCAGAAACTAAAAACGATTTGCCTCAAGAAATTTACACTTTATGTGTTGCGTATTATGATAAAAACCAAACGGATTTAGAAACCTTGTATAGAAAGGCCAAAGGGGACATTGAAACATTTATCGCAAATTTTTCCGATGAGGATATAACTTTAGAACCCGCGGTCATCAAACCGAATCTAGTAATGTATAAAATTAATCTGGAAGAATTGCATAGAAATTGCCTTGCGCGCGGAAAGGAAATAAAAGATATTTCTAAATATCCACCGGTAATAGAAAACATTTCTTTTTATGTTAAAAAGAAAAACAGGGTAGGGAACATAATTAAAAAAATAAAAGCGGCGAGCAGTTTAATAACTACAGTGGAACTTGAGGACACTTATAAGGATGAAGGCGACAAATCCATAACATTAAAAATAGTGTATCAAGATATAAACAAATCTCTCTCCGATTATGAAATAGCTCCAATAAGAGAACAAATTATAAGGCTTCTAGAAAAGGGGGAGGAATTAAAGGTAAGGAAATAG
- a CDS encoding phenylalanine--tRNA ligase subunit alpha: protein MKELETLKKEFETNIKEIKTEREVDDIYLKYLGKRGIVNKLLAKLATLPSGDKKVAGTEINNLKKGIQRLIENKKLLLTTENIEIGDLTLPGIKPQIGHTHPITQMKKYAEDIFLTMGFEVVDSVEVDNDFNHFETLNFPKGHPARDMWDTFWTKEYLLPIAHTSTMQHRLLKTRKPPFRAIIPGKCFRHEATDTVHEHTFYQIEGMYVSKTASLAELIGVLESFVYTYYGYKIPYKIQPTYFPFVEPGLEMLVEHKLKNGQKKWLELIPAGMIHPNVFKMAGVDPNIYKGFAWAIGLDRLVMLKYGISDIRDFHKGDLRFLQQF from the coding sequence ATGAAAGAGCTTGAAACATTAAAAAAAGAATTTGAAACGAATATCAAAGAAATTAAAACCGAAAGAGAAGTGGACGATATTTATCTAAAGTATTTGGGGAAAAGGGGTATAGTGAATAAACTCCTCGCTAAATTAGCAACTTTGCCATCAGGCGATAAAAAAGTGGCGGGGACGGAAATTAACAATCTCAAGAAAGGTATTCAGCGCCTCATAGAAAATAAAAAGCTACTGCTAACTACCGAAAATATAGAAATAGGAGATTTAACTCTTCCCGGAATAAAACCTCAAATTGGACATACCCATCCAATAACTCAAATGAAAAAATACGCCGAAGATATCTTTTTAACCATGGGTTTTGAAGTTGTGGACTCCGTTGAAGTAGACAACGATTTCAATCATTTTGAGACTTTAAACTTTCCAAAGGGGCATCCCGCAAGAGATATGTGGGACACTTTTTGGACTAAGGAATACCTTTTGCCTATTGCCCATACATCAACTATGCAACACAGACTCTTAAAAACACGCAAACCGCCATTTAGAGCCATTATTCCCGGCAAGTGCTTTAGACACGAAGCTACGGACACCGTTCACGAACACACATTTTATCAAATAGAAGGAATGTATGTAAGCAAAACCGCATCGCTTGCGGAGCTTATTGGAGTGCTTGAAAGTTTTGTGTACACCTATTATGGTTACAAAATACCCTACAAAATCCAGCCTACATATTTTCCTTTTGTTGAACCGGGGTTAGAAATGTTGGTAGAGCATAAATTAAAAAACGGGCAAAAAAAATGGTTAGAACTTATTCCCGCTGGAATGATTCATCCCAATGTTTTTAAGATGGCCGGGGTAGACCCAAACATTTACAAAGGCTTTGCCTGGGCAATCGGGCTAGACAGACTTGTAATGTTAAAATACGGCATCTCGGATATTAGAGACTTTCATAAAGGGGATTTGCGTTTTTTACAGCAGTTTTAA
- the rplT gene encoding 50S ribosomal protein L20, which produces MTRVKTGYKRVRKHKKLLKQAKGFYGARNSIFRRAKETLLKAGEYAFAGRKKNKRNFRKLWIIRINAALKENDMKYNDFINKLKKNNIALDRKSLATLAQDKKAFTKLVEQIKK; this is translated from the coding sequence ATGACCAGAGTTAAAACAGGGTACAAAAGAGTACGAAAACACAAAAAATTATTAAAACAAGCTAAGGGCTTTTATGGCGCAAGAAACAGTATTTTCAGAAGAGCCAAAGAAACACTTTTAAAAGCGGGGGAATACGCTTTTGCGGGGAGAAAGAAAAACAAAAGGAATTTTAGAAAACTTTGGATAATACGAATAAACGCGGCGTTAAAAGAAAATGATATGAAATATAACGATTTCATAAATAAACTAAAGAAAAATAACATCGCATTGGATAGAAAAAGTTTGGCGACATTGGCTCAAGATAAAAAAGCTTTTACAAAACTTGTTGAACAAATTAAAAAATGA
- a CDS encoding 50S ribosomal protein L35: MKMPKQKTSKTIVKRFKITSSGKLLKKRACTSHLNRKETANSRFRKQKLSEIPKGLLRKIKKVI, from the coding sequence ATGAAAATGCCAAAACAGAAAACTAGCAAAACAATTGTAAAAAGGTTTAAAATTACAAGTTCCGGTAAACTTTTAAAGAAAAGGGCATGCACTTCTCATTTAAACAGAAAAGAAACCGCCAACTCAAGATTTAGAAAACAAAAATTGAGCGAAATTCCAAAAGGTTTGCTTAGAAAAATTAAGAAAGTAATTTAA
- the infC gene encoding translation initiation factor IF-3 — protein MKRYLINHQIKAQEVRLISETGKNLGIMKSHEALKKALDASLDLVEISPGAKPPICKVLDFNKFQYQEKVKERESNKKIHKTGTKEFRFGPYIGSNDLLNKAERAREFIKDKNKVRLSVVFKGREKAHPEIGEEKIKKFIAHLGDLIKIENDVEYKGGVMSALVAPK, from the coding sequence TTGAAAAGATACTTGATAAATCACCAAATAAAAGCGCAGGAAGTGCGCCTGATATCCGAAACAGGGAAAAATTTGGGCATAATGAAATCCCACGAAGCTCTTAAAAAGGCTTTGGACGCAAGCTTGGATTTAGTGGAAATATCGCCGGGGGCTAAACCTCCAATATGTAAGGTTTTGGATTTTAACAAGTTCCAGTATCAGGAAAAAGTTAAAGAAAGAGAATCCAACAAAAAAATACATAAAACCGGTACCAAAGAATTTAGATTTGGTCCTTACATAGGTAGCAACGATTTATTAAACAAAGCGGAAAGAGCAAGAGAATTTATCAAAGACAAAAATAAGGTACGGTTATCGGTGGTTTTTAAGGGGCGTGAGAAAGCCCACCCGGAAATAGGGGAAGAAAAAATTAAAAAATTCATTGCCCATTTAGGGGATTTAATTAAAATAGAAAACGATGTAGAATACAAAGGTGGGGTTATGAGCGCCCTTGTGGCGCCAAAATGA
- the thrS gene encoding threonine--tRNA ligase, whose product MEKNNSQEYLLSLRHSTEHILMQAMENLYPKIIKAMGPATEDGFYFDFELDEKISKTDFPKIEKEMQKIIKEDLPITHKEIKIDAAKKLFEYNPYKQEWLDEIESKKEIPNVYWTGDKFVDLCKGPHLKSTGEIKAFKLLSVAGAYWHGDEKNKMLTRIYGTAFPTQKELDEYLNVLEKAKTRDHRVIGKDLDLFVFSDLIGKGLPLLTPNGTIIRRELERFVIDEETKWNYQHVITPPLAKTDLYKKSGHYPYYKDSMYPKMKVDEEELILRPMTCPHHFMLYKSKPHSYKELPIRYAEIASQFRYEKSGELSGLMRVRMFCLADAHIFASQDQAKDEIKNVLNLIDFVNGKLGLVKGIDYRYQLSLGNRTDTQKYYKDDKAWDSAENILRQVLTETKNSFSEAPNEAAFYGPKIDIQMKKIGGKEETAFTVQYDFVMPKRFELTFIDKNGKEKELVVIHRSSIGAFERTMAFLLEKFAGALPVWLSPVQVQIIPISENHLKYAQKIKEALSSANIRVCADEKNETMQSKIRNAQLQKIPYMIIVGDKELAQENISVRLRNGKNINNINLKNFITDITKIIEDKSLGLL is encoded by the coding sequence ATGGAAAAAAACAACTCGCAAGAATACTTACTCTCGTTAAGACATTCCACCGAACATATTCTAATGCAAGCGATGGAAAATCTTTATCCAAAAATTATAAAAGCAATGGGTCCCGCAACAGAGGATGGTTTTTATTTTGATTTTGAATTAGACGAAAAAATATCCAAAACGGATTTTCCTAAAATAGAAAAGGAAATGCAAAAAATTATAAAAGAGGATTTGCCCATTACACATAAAGAAATTAAAATTGACGCTGCAAAAAAACTCTTTGAATACAATCCCTATAAACAAGAATGGCTAGACGAAATAGAATCCAAAAAAGAAATTCCCAATGTGTATTGGACGGGAGACAAATTTGTGGATCTGTGCAAGGGTCCACATCTAAAATCCACCGGCGAAATAAAGGCGTTTAAACTTTTAAGTGTGGCGGGCGCGTATTGGCATGGAGACGAAAAAAACAAAATGCTAACTAGAATCTACGGCACCGCTTTCCCTACACAAAAAGAATTAGACGAATATCTAAATGTGCTTGAAAAAGCAAAAACACGCGACCATAGAGTCATAGGGAAAGATCTAGACCTTTTTGTGTTCTCCGACCTCATTGGAAAAGGTCTTCCTTTATTAACACCCAACGGGACAATTATCCGTCGCGAATTGGAACGATTCGTAATAGACGAAGAAACTAAATGGAACTACCAACATGTTATTACTCCGCCTCTTGCCAAAACCGATTTGTACAAAAAATCTGGTCATTATCCTTATTATAAAGATTCTATGTATCCAAAAATGAAAGTGGACGAGGAAGAGTTAATATTAAGACCAATGACCTGTCCTCATCACTTTATGCTTTATAAATCTAAACCGCATAGCTACAAAGAACTTCCTATTAGATATGCCGAGATAGCTTCGCAATTTAGATACGAAAAAAGCGGGGAGCTTTCGGGTCTAATGCGCGTTAGAATGTTTTGTTTAGCAGACGCTCATATTTTTGCTTCGCAAGACCAAGCAAAGGATGAAATTAAAAATGTTTTAAATTTAATTGATTTTGTAAACGGCAAACTTGGACTTGTTAAAGGAATTGATTATAGATATCAATTGTCTTTAGGAAACCGTACGGATACTCAAAAATACTATAAAGACGATAAAGCTTGGGATTCAGCGGAAAACATTTTGAGACAAGTGCTAACTGAAACAAAAAACAGCTTTTCCGAGGCGCCTAATGAAGCCGCTTTTTACGGTCCAAAAATAGATATCCAGATGAAAAAAATAGGCGGGAAAGAGGAAACGGCATTTACCGTGCAGTACGATTTTGTAATGCCAAAACGATTTGAATTAACTTTTATAGATAAAAACGGCAAAGAAAAGGAGCTAGTGGTCATTCATCGCTCCTCTATCGGCGCTTTTGAAAGAACTATGGCTTTTTTGTTAGAAAAATTTGCAGGCGCGCTTCCGGTTTGGCTTTCTCCTGTCCAAGTTCAAATAATACCTATATCCGAAAACCATCTTAAATACGCCCAAAAAATAAAAGAAGCGCTTTCTTCCGCCAACATTAGAGTTTGCGCGGACGAAAAAAATGAGACAATGCAATCAAAAATTCGCAACGCGCAACTGCAAAAAATCCCCTATATGATAATTGTGGGAGATAAAGAACTTGCCCAAGAAAATATTTCTGTCCGTTTAAGAAATGGCAAAAATATTAATAACATAAATCTTAAAAACTTTATAACAGATATAACAAAAATAATTGAAGACAAAAGCTTGGGATTGCTATAA
- the truB gene encoding tRNA pseudouridine(55) synthase TruB — protein MIIAINKPKGITSHDVVDVVRKKYNITKVGHAGTLDPLAEGILIVLTENDTKRQSEFMGLEKEYIAKIAFGIRTDTYDIEGTVLEKDKLRLAGKVLERDKIEKVLNQFVGNIIQEVPAFSAVKIRGKPLYKYAREGKMGGIKLPKRKVFIKELELLETGVTFVSLSRQRYNSPAKKYPYIKIRVVCSKGTYVRSLANDIGNKLGGGGTLISLVRTRVGNYTLANSLSLERFLM, from the coding sequence ATGATTATTGCAATAAATAAGCCAAAAGGAATAACAAGCCACGATGTTGTGGATGTTGTCCGTAAGAAATATAACATAACGAAAGTGGGGCATGCGGGGACATTGGACCCTCTTGCTGAAGGCATTTTAATAGTCTTAACAGAAAACGATACTAAAAGACAAAGCGAATTTATGGGTTTGGAAAAAGAATATATCGCAAAAATTGCTTTTGGAATTAGAACAGATACTTATGATATAGAGGGAACTGTCCTTGAGAAGGATAAATTAAGATTAGCGGGTAAGGTGTTGGAAAGGGACAAAATAGAAAAAGTGTTAAATCAATTCGTTGGGAATATTATACAAGAGGTACCCGCTTTCTCCGCTGTTAAAATCAGAGGTAAACCCCTTTATAAATATGCTAGAGAAGGAAAAATGGGAGGTATAAAACTTCCAAAGAGGAAAGTATTTATAAAAGAATTAGAGCTTTTAGAGACTGGAGTCACTTTTGTATCATTGTCTAGACAACGATACAATTCCCCCGCCAAAAAATATCCTTACATAAAAATTAGAGTGGTGTGTTCAAAAGGAACTTATGTTCGCAGTTTGGCAAATGATATAGGCAATAAACTCGGAGGTGGCGGTACTTTAATATCCTTGGTACGGACAAGAGTTGGGAATTATACATTGGCAAATTCTCTTAGTTTGGAGAGATTTCTTATGTAG